A section of the Mycolicibacterium anyangense genome encodes:
- the guaA gene encoding glutamine-hydrolyzing GMP synthase, whose amino-acid sequence MTAEHATSPRPVLVVDFGAQYAQLIARRVREARVFSEVIPHTATVEEIKARNPQAVVLSGGPASVYAEGAPQLDPALFDLDVPVFGICYGFQAMAQALGGTVAHTGSSEYGRTEMEVLGGELHLGLPGKQPVWMSHGDAVTSAPEGFEVVGVSAGAPVAAFENRARRLAGVQYHPEVMHSPHGQQVLSRFLHDFAGIGAAWTPANIAETLIEQVREQIGDGKAICGLSGGVDSAVAAALVQRAIGDRLTCVFVDHGLLRAGERAQVQRDFVAATGARLVTVDAEDRFLQALSGVHDPEGKRKIIGREFIRAFEGAVRDLLAEGDSDGHPVDFLVQGTLYPDVVESGGGAGTANIKSHHNVGGLPADLKFKLVEPLRLLFKDEVRAVGRELGLPEDIVARQPFPGPGLGIRIVGEVTAPRLDTLRRADLIAREELTSAGLDAQIWQCPVVLLADVRSVGVQGDGRTYGHPIVLRPVSSEDAMTADWTRVPYEVLERISTRITNEVPEVNRVVLDVTSKPPGTIEWE is encoded by the coding sequence GAGCACGCCACATCCCCTCGTCCTGTCCTGGTGGTCGACTTCGGTGCCCAGTACGCCCAGTTGATCGCCCGCCGCGTGCGCGAGGCCCGGGTGTTCTCCGAGGTCATCCCGCACACCGCGACCGTCGAGGAGATCAAGGCCAGAAACCCGCAGGCCGTCGTGCTCTCCGGCGGGCCGGCCAGCGTGTATGCCGAGGGTGCTCCACAACTGGACCCGGCGCTGTTCGACCTTGATGTGCCGGTGTTCGGCATCTGCTACGGCTTCCAAGCCATGGCGCAGGCGCTCGGCGGCACCGTCGCCCATACCGGCAGCAGTGAGTACGGCCGCACCGAGATGGAAGTTCTTGGCGGAGAACTGCATTTGGGCCTTCCCGGTAAGCAGCCGGTGTGGATGAGCCATGGCGACGCGGTGACGTCGGCGCCCGAGGGGTTCGAGGTCGTCGGGGTGAGCGCCGGTGCGCCGGTGGCCGCCTTCGAGAACCGTGCCCGCCGGTTGGCCGGTGTGCAATACCACCCCGAGGTCATGCACAGCCCGCATGGTCAGCAGGTGCTCAGCCGGTTCCTGCACGACTTCGCCGGCATCGGAGCTGCCTGGACGCCGGCCAATATCGCCGAGACGCTCATCGAGCAGGTCCGCGAACAGATCGGTGACGGGAAGGCCATCTGCGGGCTGTCCGGCGGGGTGGACTCCGCGGTGGCCGCCGCGCTGGTGCAGCGGGCCATCGGCGACCGTCTGACCTGTGTGTTCGTCGACCACGGTCTGCTGCGCGCGGGGGAGCGCGCCCAGGTGCAGCGCGATTTCGTCGCCGCCACCGGAGCGCGGCTGGTCACGGTGGACGCTGAAGACCGCTTCCTGCAAGCGCTTTCGGGTGTGCACGATCCAGAAGGCAAGCGCAAGATCATCGGTCGCGAGTTCATCCGTGCTTTCGAGGGCGCGGTGCGCGACCTGCTGGCCGAGGGCGACTCGGACGGTCACCCGGTGGATTTTCTGGTGCAGGGCACGCTGTACCCCGATGTGGTGGAATCCGGCGGCGGTGCGGGCACGGCGAACATCAAGAGCCACCACAACGTCGGCGGCCTGCCCGCCGACCTGAAGTTCAAGCTCGTCGAACCGTTGCGGCTGCTGTTCAAGGACGAGGTGCGGGCCGTCGGCCGCGAACTCGGTCTGCCTGAGGACATCGTTGCGCGCCAACCCTTCCCGGGGCCGGGTCTGGGCATCCGGATCGTCGGCGAAGTCACGGCGCCGCGGCTCGATACGCTGCGACGCGCGGATCTGATCGCGCGCGAGGAACTGACCTCGGCGGGCCTGGACGCCCAGATCTGGCAGTGCCCGGTGGTGCTGCTGGCCGACGTCCGGTCGGTGGGAGTGCAGGGTGACGGACGCACCTACGGCCACCCGATCGTGCTGCGGCCGGTGTCCAGCGAGGATGCGATGACCGCGGACTGGACCCGGGTGCCCTACGAGGTCCTCGAGCGCATCTCCACTCGCATCACCAACGAGGTGCCCGAGGTGAACCGGGTGGTCCTCGACGTCACCAGCAAGCCGCCGGGCACCATCGAGTGGGAGTAG